Proteins found in one Longimicrobium sp. genomic segment:
- a CDS encoding FHA domain-containing protein: MLNAFRKFLRPTLRQQLEDGVREALRRYADRRTAPDLRVYVSTDLVPPGMSQAMFARDEADHLRRFTAQWAQDNGIARAGLRVEVVLLDTKREFAFVKPLGLDEPPPPAPAVGPVPGGERALVPEPQRAAFAQPQPGYAQPGYGPGAAPGRGALLEVVSSEVWRDPVRVDGEVVVGRKPEPGVLALGDRYMSGRHARFRAAGGRLYVTDLDSKNRTFLNEQPIPPHQEVAVSPGDTVRMGNTVLRFARFD; encoded by the coding sequence ATGCTGAACGCTTTCCGGAAGTTCCTGCGCCCGACGCTCCGGCAGCAGCTCGAGGACGGGGTGCGCGAGGCGCTCCGCCGCTACGCCGACCGGCGCACGGCGCCCGACCTCAGGGTCTACGTCTCCACCGACCTGGTGCCCCCCGGGATGAGCCAGGCCATGTTCGCCCGCGACGAGGCCGACCACCTGCGGCGCTTCACCGCGCAGTGGGCGCAGGACAACGGCATCGCCCGCGCGGGGCTGCGCGTGGAGGTGGTCCTGCTGGACACCAAGCGCGAGTTCGCCTTCGTGAAGCCGCTGGGGCTGGACGAGCCGCCGCCCCCCGCGCCCGCGGTGGGGCCCGTCCCCGGCGGCGAGCGCGCCCTGGTCCCCGAGCCGCAGCGCGCCGCCTTCGCCCAGCCGCAGCCCGGGTACGCACAGCCCGGGTACGGGCCCGGCGCCGCGCCCGGGCGCGGGGCGCTCCTGGAGGTGGTCTCCAGCGAGGTGTGGCGCGACCCCGTGCGCGTGGACGGCGAGGTCGTGGTCGGCCGCAAGCCCGAGCCGGGGGTGCTGGCGCTCGGCGACCGCTACATGTCGGGGCGGCACGCGCGCTTCCGCGCGGCCGGCGGGCGGCTCTACGTGACCGACCTGGACTCGAAGAACCGCACCTTCCTCAACGAGCAGCCGATCCCTCCCCACCAGGAGGTGGCGGTGAGCCCCGGCGACACCGTGCGCATGGGGAACACCGTGCTGCGCTTCGCCCGCTTCGACTAG
- a CDS encoding DUF3667 domain-containing protein has protein sequence MSQTPALQIPVSADPAASLVQESPRQAVPLAAECVSCGAMLTGAYCQACGQKAMGRFTFPNILQHLVTDALDLNKGLLFTAWSLLRDPGRVVRDYVAGRTVRYTNPVKYLLIVVTLVVLVYVQMGALDAMMAALKPGTDPSAELAKNPMGSWMVGHLNVMMLVGLPFLAVASWLVFRRARLNYAEHLIFNLYVYAQQSLMSLLLVTPLFAAGQVVPGIVVQCLITLGYYAWAASGFFQMRPLPAFLRTLGAQIVGGLLSAVAGGIIGAAVALSKLL, from the coding sequence ATGAGCCAGACCCCCGCGCTCCAGATCCCGGTCTCCGCCGACCCGGCCGCCTCGCTCGTGCAGGAGAGCCCGCGGCAGGCCGTTCCACTCGCCGCCGAGTGCGTGAGCTGCGGCGCCATGCTCACGGGCGCGTACTGCCAGGCATGCGGGCAGAAGGCGATGGGCCGCTTCACCTTCCCCAACATCCTGCAGCACCTGGTGACCGACGCCCTGGACCTGAACAAGGGGCTGCTCTTCACCGCGTGGTCGCTGCTGCGCGACCCGGGGCGGGTGGTCCGCGACTACGTGGCCGGGCGGACCGTGCGCTACACCAACCCGGTGAAGTACCTGCTGATCGTGGTGACGCTGGTGGTGCTCGTCTACGTGCAGATGGGGGCGCTCGACGCGATGATGGCGGCCCTGAAGCCGGGCACCGACCCGTCCGCCGAACTGGCGAAGAACCCGATGGGCTCCTGGATGGTGGGCCACCTGAACGTGATGATGCTGGTGGGCCTGCCGTTCCTGGCGGTGGCGTCGTGGCTGGTCTTCCGCCGGGCGCGGCTCAACTACGCCGAGCACCTGATCTTCAACCTGTACGTCTACGCCCAGCAGAGCCTGATGAGCCTGCTGCTGGTGACGCCGCTCTTCGCCGCGGGCCAGGTGGTCCCGGGCATCGTCGTCCAGTGCCTGATCACGCTGGGCTACTACGCCTGGGCCGCCTCCGGCTTCTTCCAGATGCGCCCGCTCCCCGCCTTCCTCCGCACCCTCGGCGCACAGATCGTTGGCGGGCTCCTCAGCGCGGTAGCCGGCGGGATCATCGGCGCGGCCGTCGCGCTCTCCAAGCTGCTGTGA
- a CDS encoding L,D-transpeptidase, with the protein MKDLMRHTRWALAALLAAAAAAPLAAQQQVVAVADTTTRPGSGAPVDNRPRGLVTREELITDRLRRLGIPNPDPAPTSPKTRADSLEWNRHRRAADRITGRKILVSIYERRLWLIDEDGDTLINTPVGVGMGVARKGNNSYDFSTPRGPRRVLGKEENPFWVPPDWHYWGMARRVRPFPAGGVELAEGGRVVRRGDTLGILKDGAFEPLPREHPLMWDGIMYIPPFGTIQRQIPEVLGKFKLDTGEGILIHGTNDPLAIGFPATHGCIRVADEPLEELYGLVEVGTPVYIY; encoded by the coding sequence ATGAAGGACCTGATGCGCCACACCCGCTGGGCCCTGGCGGCCCTCCTGGCGGCCGCCGCGGCCGCGCCCCTGGCAGCGCAGCAGCAGGTGGTTGCGGTGGCCGACACCACCACCCGCCCCGGTTCCGGCGCCCCGGTGGACAACCGCCCCCGCGGCCTGGTCACGCGCGAGGAGCTGATCACCGACCGCCTGCGCCGGCTGGGGATCCCCAACCCCGATCCCGCGCCCACCAGCCCCAAGACGCGCGCCGACAGCCTGGAGTGGAACCGGCACCGCCGCGCGGCCGACCGCATCACCGGGCGCAAGATCCTCGTGTCGATCTACGAGCGGCGCCTGTGGCTGATCGACGAGGACGGCGACACGCTGATCAACACCCCCGTGGGCGTGGGGATGGGCGTGGCGCGCAAGGGGAACAACAGCTACGACTTCTCCACGCCGCGCGGGCCCCGCCGGGTGCTGGGCAAGGAGGAGAACCCGTTCTGGGTGCCGCCCGACTGGCACTACTGGGGGATGGCGCGCCGCGTCCGGCCGTTCCCGGCGGGCGGGGTGGAGCTCGCCGAAGGCGGCCGCGTGGTGCGCCGCGGCGACACGCTCGGCATCCTCAAGGACGGCGCCTTCGAGCCCCTGCCGCGCGAGCACCCGCTGATGTGGGACGGGATCATGTACATCCCGCCCTTCGGCACCATCCAGCGGCAGATCCCCGAGGTGCTGGGCAAGTTCAAGCTCGACACCGGCGAGGGGATCCTGATCCACGGCACCAACGACCCGCTCGCCATCGGCTTCCCCGCCACGCACGGCTGCATCCGCGTGGCCGACGAGCCGCTGGAGGAGCTGTACGGCCTGGTCGAGGTCGGCACCCCGGTCTACATCTACTGA
- a CDS encoding FtsW/RodA/SpoVE family cell cycle protein, translated as MALRDRLRFGRRSRPAGPMGVAIRVKPYNVPEAEKTGRALPGFIWWGLLLAAVFYALAHFSIIVGVWPVHGTSPGAGGTLFRDALALLAWLVVLFSLKRLGYRGAWGIVVLPVLIFCLSRPAQFQAFTDPSYQARGKARSEANDLKATRSRLSTIDRAYDRERQQTVYQGPPPPLPDPFEQAVKRETRGFVAKSTTYLPVFIAPLLVLAGFLVTRNRWVLRWLRDRRIWIFAPALVVFFALAMLPQARATGKVGGTTPWELLLPIFVGVWAAFLADDAYNLARLGGVLDRRRLLLLFLYGALPIVPFLIIHELGLTLVLALSLAAMLLVGTRRGWWGAALMIVWLGMIAVVFNLDDRSKTRAGLAYDPYRDVSQLAPEQAQRWADKVHQIKLFDANVLAGGLLGEGPGRGHGETAPNAADDGFFTLMAAQWGWAGTVTLVLVYTYFLVELLSAALRERGAFERTLVTGLAMLIGVPFWLAALGDVRVIPLTGVAAAFAAHGGAKLLASAFAVGVIAGISHRRAQEERMESALAPPPEETGAEGVRIV; from the coding sequence ATGGCGCTGCGCGACCGGCTGCGCTTCGGGCGCAGGAGCCGCCCCGCGGGCCCCATGGGCGTGGCGATCCGGGTGAAGCCGTACAACGTCCCCGAGGCGGAGAAGACGGGGCGGGCGCTGCCGGGCTTCATCTGGTGGGGGCTGCTGCTGGCGGCGGTGTTCTACGCGCTGGCGCACTTCTCCATCATCGTGGGCGTCTGGCCGGTGCACGGCACCTCGCCCGGCGCGGGGGGCACGCTCTTCCGCGACGCCCTGGCGCTGCTGGCCTGGCTGGTCGTCCTCTTCTCGCTCAAGCGGCTGGGCTACCGGGGGGCGTGGGGGATCGTGGTCCTCCCGGTGCTCATCTTCTGCCTGTCGCGGCCGGCGCAGTTCCAGGCGTTCACCGACCCGTCGTACCAGGCGCGGGGGAAGGCGCGCTCGGAGGCCAACGACCTCAAGGCCACCCGCTCGCGCCTGTCCACCATCGACCGCGCGTACGACCGGGAGCGGCAGCAGACCGTCTATCAGGGCCCGCCGCCGCCGCTCCCCGACCCGTTCGAGCAGGCGGTGAAGCGCGAGACGCGCGGCTTCGTCGCCAAGAGCACGACGTACCTCCCCGTGTTCATCGCGCCGCTCCTGGTGCTGGCCGGGTTCCTGGTGACCCGCAACCGCTGGGTGCTGCGCTGGCTGCGCGACCGGCGGATCTGGATCTTCGCCCCCGCGCTGGTCGTCTTCTTCGCCCTGGCCATGCTCCCCCAGGCGCGCGCCACGGGGAAGGTGGGCGGGACCACGCCGTGGGAGCTGCTGCTCCCCATCTTCGTGGGCGTGTGGGCCGCGTTCCTGGCCGACGACGCGTACAACCTGGCGAGGCTGGGCGGGGTGCTGGACCGCCGACGGCTCCTCCTGCTCTTCCTGTACGGGGCGCTCCCGATCGTCCCCTTCCTGATCATCCACGAGCTGGGGCTCACGCTGGTGCTGGCCCTCTCGCTGGCGGCGATGCTGCTGGTCGGCACGCGGCGCGGCTGGTGGGGGGCGGCGCTGATGATCGTCTGGCTGGGGATGATCGCGGTGGTGTTCAACCTGGACGACCGCTCGAAGACGCGCGCGGGGCTCGCCTACGACCCCTACCGCGACGTCTCGCAGCTGGCGCCCGAGCAGGCGCAGCGCTGGGCCGACAAGGTGCACCAGATCAAGCTGTTCGACGCCAACGTGCTGGCGGGCGGCCTGCTGGGCGAGGGGCCCGGCCGCGGCCACGGCGAGACGGCCCCCAACGCGGCCGACGACGGCTTCTTCACCCTGATGGCGGCGCAGTGGGGGTGGGCGGGGACGGTGACGCTGGTGCTGGTCTACACCTACTTCCTGGTGGAACTGCTCAGCGCGGCGCTGCGCGAGCGGGGGGCGTTCGAGCGCACGCTGGTGACCGGGCTGGCGATGCTGATCGGGGTGCCGTTCTGGCTGGCGGCGCTGGGCGACGTGCGGGTGATCCCGCTGACGGGCGTGGCGGCGGCGTTCGCGGCGCACGGCGGGGCCAAGCTGCTGGCCTCGGCGTTCGCGGTGGGGGTGATCGCGGGGATCAGCCACCGGCGCGCGCAGGAGGAGCGCATGGAGAGCGCGCTCGCCCCGCCGCCGGAGGAGACGGGGGCGGAGGGGGTGCGGATCGTATGA
- a CDS encoding dynamin family protein, producing the protein MAEPAGGAQPAGPAGPPAAPPPERRGLIGRLLRRNRILSEREAELRARETELLDRLSTALGRFGPDIEEDDLRHFRQAREQLAGLFMLVIAGEFNSGKSSFINALLGDRVLPEGVTPTTDRINLLKQGAEAGEQMLEAYLLERTHPAPLLADLSIVDTPGTNAVIREHEELTRDFVPRSDLVLFVTSADRPFTESERAFLEQIRQWGKKIVMVINKIDLLENPADREQVIGYVRENATSLLGETPEVFPVSARLAMAARQAGDEVGWEKSGFAAVDHYLVNTLDQQERVRLKLLNPLNVGLRLAGRYKETAFERLKLLADDVATLQNIDTQLAAYHQEMLKDFGPRLGRLDAMLNDMELRGMRFFDENIRTGNIRRLMRSDQIRRDFEREVIGETPRHIDEEVGRIVDWIVERNLRLWQDLGAYIERRKIARHREGMIGEVGAGFSYNRQALLDSIGRTAHEVVSTYNREAEAQRLAEEVRGAGGATLAAGAGIGLGVLLTALVSGSLADFTGILLASTMAVTGLYVIPAKRRQAKADFAKKVAELRKRLDESLTRQVHAAIQDSTEKVNESIAPYRRFVQVQQEQLNEARAELVTAEDALLRLKREIEGT; encoded by the coding sequence ATGGCCGAGCCAGCCGGTGGCGCCCAACCCGCGGGGCCCGCGGGCCCGCCCGCCGCCCCTCCTCCCGAGCGGCGGGGGCTGATCGGCAGGCTGCTCCGGCGCAACCGCATCTTGAGCGAGCGCGAGGCGGAGCTCAGGGCGCGCGAGACCGAGCTGCTCGACCGGCTCTCCACCGCGCTCGGGCGCTTCGGGCCCGACATCGAGGAAGACGACCTCCGCCACTTCCGCCAGGCGCGCGAGCAGCTCGCCGGGCTCTTCATGCTGGTGATCGCCGGCGAGTTCAACTCGGGGAAGTCCTCGTTCATCAACGCCCTGCTGGGCGACCGCGTGCTCCCCGAGGGGGTGACGCCGACGACGGACCGCATCAACCTCCTCAAGCAGGGCGCCGAGGCCGGCGAGCAGATGCTGGAGGCGTACCTGCTGGAGCGCACCCACCCGGCTCCGCTCCTGGCCGACCTCAGCATCGTGGACACGCCCGGCACCAACGCGGTGATCCGCGAGCACGAGGAGCTCACCCGCGACTTCGTCCCCCGCTCCGACCTGGTGCTCTTCGTCACCTCGGCCGACCGGCCCTTCACCGAGAGCGAGCGCGCCTTCCTGGAGCAGATCCGGCAGTGGGGGAAGAAGATCGTGATGGTGATCAACAAGATCGACCTGCTGGAGAACCCCGCCGACCGCGAGCAGGTGATCGGCTACGTGCGCGAGAACGCCACGAGCCTCCTGGGCGAGACGCCCGAGGTGTTCCCCGTCTCGGCGCGGCTGGCGATGGCGGCGCGGCAGGCGGGCGACGAGGTGGGGTGGGAGAAGAGCGGCTTCGCGGCGGTGGACCACTACCTGGTCAACACCCTCGACCAGCAGGAGCGCGTGCGGCTCAAGCTGCTCAACCCGCTCAACGTGGGCCTGCGCCTGGCGGGCCGCTACAAGGAGACGGCCTTCGAGCGGCTCAAGCTGCTGGCCGACGACGTGGCCACGCTGCAGAACATCGACACGCAGCTGGCCGCCTACCACCAGGAGATGCTGAAGGACTTCGGGCCGCGGCTGGGGCGCCTGGACGCCATGCTCAACGACATGGAGCTGCGCGGGATGCGCTTCTTCGACGAGAACATCCGCACGGGCAACATCCGCCGGCTGATGCGCTCCGACCAGATCCGCCGCGACTTCGAGCGCGAGGTGATCGGCGAGACGCCGCGCCACATCGACGAGGAGGTGGGGCGCATCGTGGACTGGATCGTGGAGCGCAACCTCCGGCTCTGGCAGGACCTGGGCGCCTACATCGAGCGGCGCAAGATCGCCCGGCACCGCGAAGGGATGATCGGCGAGGTGGGCGCGGGGTTCAGCTACAACCGGCAGGCGCTGCTGGACTCCATCGGCCGCACGGCGCACGAGGTGGTGAGCACCTACAACCGCGAGGCCGAGGCCCAGCGCCTGGCCGAGGAGGTGCGCGGCGCCGGCGGGGCCACGCTGGCGGCCGGCGCGGGGATCGGCCTGGGCGTGCTGCTCACCGCGCTGGTCTCGGGGTCGCTGGCCGATTTCACGGGGATCCTGCTGGCCAGCACCATGGCGGTCACGGGGCTCTACGTGATCCCCGCCAAGCGGCGCCAGGCCAAGGCCGACTTCGCCAAGAAGGTGGCCGAGCTGCGCAAGCGCCTGGACGAGAGCCTCACCCGCCAGGTGCACGCGGCGATCCAGGACAGCACCGAGAAGGTGAACGAATCCATCGCCCCGTACCGCCGCTTCGTGCAGGTGCAGCAGGAGCAGCTCAACGAGGCGCGCGCCGAGCTGGTCACCGCCGAGGACGCGCTGCTCCGGCTCAAGCGGGAGATCGAGGGGACGTAG
- a CDS encoding penicillin-binding transpeptidase domain-containing protein, giving the protein MADTLLNWVLRGLFLLFGVGAVLALFRWMAVAVRERREKWAKRIAAIMIMLGVVYALGHARLLLNREQIEAGRMRYAKYGDPRLAELNRAELRGWMLDCTGEDANALARYGVRDGEVSRVYPLGEGGANFIGGGTGAENRDYTIERLFTKHLRRPNNLAEQGELHPEGTDLGLTLCIGPTRAAWELLQATGRPGVVIVQDVRNGALVAYAATGRAEDAPYGIKRYALPGSVFKLALSALWWDSGQPDERWACPPFIQVGSRPIRNFESHEYASLSVPHGMLVVSCNTQSIMMAFELRRRLGMDAVRDGFRRFGFEPYSGENPEAREDFWNTANQRWTQRMTPPPARVRLRERYNAFEYAQTAIGQGPVDVTPIAVSRFLQAIGNGGVMLPVTFEQDRLDDLPEGQRIMQAETTVKLQRAMLAVVDSGTAIRAVPILQGSGWDMGGKTGTADVVRGHVPDGWFAGLMYGPDGRARYTVVVYVENGGQGGRVAAPIAGEMTRYMARYTAPRAEERQRVAARAEGRR; this is encoded by the coding sequence GTGGCCGACACGCTGCTGAACTGGGTCCTGCGCGGGCTCTTCCTCCTCTTCGGGGTGGGAGCCGTGCTCGCGCTCTTCCGCTGGATGGCCGTGGCCGTCCGCGAGCGCCGCGAGAAGTGGGCGAAGCGCATCGCCGCGATCATGATCATGCTGGGGGTGGTCTACGCCCTGGGCCACGCGCGGCTGCTGCTGAACCGCGAGCAGATCGAGGCCGGGCGGATGCGCTACGCGAAGTACGGCGACCCGCGCCTGGCCGAGCTCAACCGCGCCGAGCTGCGCGGATGGATGCTGGACTGCACCGGCGAGGACGCCAACGCGCTGGCCCGCTACGGCGTGCGCGACGGCGAGGTCTCGCGCGTGTACCCGCTGGGCGAGGGGGGCGCCAACTTCATCGGCGGGGGGACGGGGGCCGAGAACCGCGACTACACCATCGAGCGCCTCTTCACGAAGCATCTCCGCCGGCCGAACAACCTGGCCGAGCAGGGCGAGCTGCACCCCGAGGGGACCGACCTCGGGCTCACCCTCTGCATCGGCCCCACCCGCGCGGCGTGGGAGCTCCTGCAGGCCACGGGGCGGCCCGGCGTGGTCATCGTGCAGGACGTGCGCAACGGGGCGCTCGTCGCCTACGCGGCCACGGGGCGGGCCGAGGACGCGCCGTACGGGATCAAGCGTTACGCGCTGCCGGGCTCGGTCTTCAAGCTGGCGCTCTCGGCGCTCTGGTGGGACAGCGGGCAGCCCGACGAGCGCTGGGCCTGCCCGCCCTTCATCCAGGTGGGGAGCCGGCCGATCCGCAACTTCGAGAGCCACGAGTACGCCTCGCTCTCCGTGCCGCACGGGATGCTGGTGGTCAGCTGCAACACGCAGTCGATCATGATGGCGTTCGAGCTGCGCCGCCGGCTGGGGATGGACGCCGTGCGCGACGGCTTCCGCCGCTTCGGCTTCGAGCCGTACTCGGGCGAGAACCCCGAGGCGCGCGAAGACTTCTGGAACACGGCCAACCAGCGCTGGACGCAGCGCATGACGCCGCCGCCCGCGCGGGTGCGGCTGCGCGAGCGCTACAACGCCTTCGAGTACGCGCAGACGGCGATCGGCCAGGGGCCGGTGGACGTCACCCCCATCGCCGTCTCCCGCTTCCTGCAGGCGATCGGCAACGGCGGGGTGATGCTCCCGGTGACCTTCGAGCAGGACCGCCTGGACGACCTCCCCGAGGGGCAGCGGATCATGCAGGCCGAGACCACGGTGAAGCTGCAGCGGGCGATGCTGGCGGTGGTCGACAGCGGCACCGCCATCCGCGCCGTCCCGATCCTGCAGGGGAGCGGGTGGGACATGGGGGGGAAGACGGGCACCGCCGACGTGGTGCGCGGGCACGTCCCCGACGGCTGGTTCGCGGGGCTCATGTACGGGCCCGACGGGCGGGCGCGCTACACGGTGGTGGTCTACGTGGAGAACGGCGGGCAGGGCGGCCGCGTGGCCGCGCCGATCGCGGGGGAGATGACGCGCTACATGGCCCGGTACACCGCCCCGCGCGCCGAGGAGCGGCAGCGCGTGGCGGCCCGGGCAGAGGGGAGGCGCTGA
- a CDS encoding protein kinase: MAGIEALLRGRVLVERYRIEEVIGRGGMGAVYRATDERLGRPVAVKVITAATAGDPELRERVRARFRHEAAAAARLPHHPNVVPVYDYGTDPELGLDFIVMELLRGEDLATRLQKHGPPPLATSLRILREAARGVAVGHRLGVIHRDVKPGNVFLVEGHDGDEMQVRVLDFGIAKVMADEDTQTALTQDGRAPLSPAYASPEQLAGEARLTPASDVFSLGALGFQLLTGEKPFTEADRNRMAVGVAVPVPSLRARNPAVPAEVEAVVRRALAPDPAERFPHAGAFADAVDAVLRPVERSAVAAAVPPVAGAVVTGDADDDRTALAGDDGGTMLAPPPGPGRGAGPPPPAGPPRPTPVIPPPRRRLEPERRGVPVLVWVLLALVLGAAGVLAYQNVNGRGGPREDPLAGLPDSASKDTLVSGDTLTPEDAPRVDRQAMQLLQAGDAPAAADLFRQAVELDPDRVMYRDHLAFALIRMGRHGEAAQLLEEAIRIDNTYDLLYSHLADARLAMGDTAGAVPALERFVQVTVNQADRQAAERRLAAIRAAMQRPAFTDTILIGPPPPPPPPPPDSFPEPRDSIRIP, encoded by the coding sequence ATGGCGGGAATCGAAGCGCTGTTGAGGGGGCGGGTGCTGGTCGAGCGCTACCGCATCGAGGAGGTGATCGGGCGGGGCGGGATGGGCGCCGTGTACCGTGCCACCGACGAGCGGCTGGGGCGCCCCGTGGCCGTGAAGGTGATCACCGCGGCCACGGCGGGCGACCCGGAGCTGCGCGAGCGGGTGCGCGCCCGCTTCCGCCACGAGGCCGCGGCCGCCGCCCGCCTCCCGCACCACCCCAACGTGGTCCCCGTCTACGACTACGGCACCGACCCCGAGCTGGGGCTGGACTTCATCGTGATGGAGCTGCTGCGCGGCGAAGACCTGGCCACGCGGCTGCAGAAGCACGGCCCGCCCCCGCTGGCCACGTCGCTGCGCATCCTGCGCGAGGCGGCGCGCGGGGTGGCGGTGGGGCACCGCCTGGGGGTGATCCACCGCGACGTGAAGCCCGGCAACGTGTTCCTGGTGGAGGGGCACGACGGCGACGAGATGCAGGTGCGGGTGCTGGACTTCGGCATCGCCAAGGTGATGGCCGACGAGGACACGCAGACGGCGCTCACCCAGGACGGCCGCGCCCCGCTCTCGCCCGCCTACGCCTCGCCCGAGCAGCTGGCCGGCGAGGCGCGGCTCACCCCGGCCTCGGACGTGTTCAGCCTGGGGGCGCTGGGCTTCCAGCTCCTCACCGGCGAGAAGCCGTTCACCGAGGCCGACCGCAACCGCATGGCGGTGGGCGTGGCGGTGCCCGTGCCGTCGCTGCGCGCCCGCAACCCCGCGGTGCCGGCCGAGGTGGAGGCGGTGGTCCGCCGCGCGCTGGCGCCGGACCCGGCGGAGCGCTTCCCGCACGCGGGCGCCTTCGCCGACGCCGTCGACGCGGTGCTGCGCCCGGTGGAGCGCTCGGCGGTGGCCGCGGCCGTGCCGCCGGTGGCCGGCGCGGTGGTGACCGGCGACGCGGACGACGACCGCACGGCGCTGGCGGGCGACGACGGCGGGACGATGCTGGCGCCGCCGCCGGGGCCGGGGCGCGGGGCGGGGCCGCCGCCGCCGGCGGGACCGCCGCGCCCGACGCCGGTGATCCCGCCGCCCCGGCGCAGGCTGGAGCCGGAGCGGCGCGGGGTGCCGGTGCTGGTGTGGGTGCTGCTGGCGCTGGTGCTGGGAGCGGCGGGCGTCCTGGCGTACCAGAACGTGAACGGCCGCGGCGGCCCGCGCGAGGACCCGCTGGCGGGGCTGCCCGACAGCGCCTCGAAGGACACGCTGGTCTCGGGCGACACGCTGACCCCCGAGGACGCGCCGCGGGTGGACCGCCAGGCGATGCAGCTGCTGCAGGCGGGCGACGCGCCGGCGGCGGCCGACCTCTTCCGGCAGGCGGTGGAGCTGGACCCCGACCGGGTGATGTACCGCGACCACCTGGCCTTCGCGCTGATCCGCATGGGGCGCCACGGCGAGGCGGCGCAGCTGCTGGAGGAGGCGATCCGCATCGACAACACCTACGACCTCCTCTACAGCCACCTGGCCGACGCGCGCCTGGCCATGGGCGACACGGCGGGGGCGGTGCCGGCGCTGGAGCGCTTCGTCCAGGTGACGGTGAACCAGGCCGACCGGCAGGCGGCGGAGCGGCGCCTGGCCGCCATCCGCGCGGCGATGCAGCGGCCGGCGTTCACCGACACCATCCTGATCGGGCCGCCTCCTCCGCCGCCTCCCCCGCCGCCCGACTCCTTCCCGGAGCCGAGGGACTCGATCCGCATCCCCTGA
- a CDS encoding protein phosphatase 2C domain-containing protein — protein MSTQSPGPVRAYGLVFDVAGASGQGPRPENQDAFTVEAFPATGMLAVADGMGGQRAGRMAADTALQAVLRVGRIQSLDAARYAVRAADEAVAHAAGAEPQDRQGMGCALAVMALSADRGGDLGWIAANVGDVRIISRSPDGVVRLETRDHTPAYARWEAGEIAFDEIPDSPGANRLQRAVGHGGEADTTWIPVKAGWSYVLHSDGVTKAVRIDEIGEFLALGSAAAACDAIVRKVEERGPDDNYTVVAVRVLPDDGTMTQESPTLASPGAYAPPSTSSDATLDRPRGPFNPPDDVMHPRRSRLGGLATALALLALLLAAFALWTALQARGRAAEVATLRQSVDSLRARMPPDTAGRLPASADSAGAIVPMPPPAPVPPAAVPPPAPAAPKGRQP, from the coding sequence ATGAGCACGCAGTCGCCGGGGCCGGTCCGCGCGTACGGGCTGGTGTTCGACGTGGCGGGGGCGAGCGGGCAGGGCCCGCGCCCCGAGAACCAGGACGCCTTCACCGTCGAGGCCTTCCCCGCCACGGGGATGCTGGCGGTGGCCGACGGGATGGGCGGGCAGCGCGCCGGGCGGATGGCGGCCGACACGGCGCTCCAGGCGGTGCTGCGGGTGGGGCGCATCCAGTCGCTCGACGCGGCCCGCTACGCCGTGCGCGCGGCCGACGAGGCGGTGGCGCACGCGGCCGGCGCCGAGCCGCAGGACCGCCAGGGAATGGGGTGCGCCCTGGCGGTGATGGCGCTCTCGGCCGACCGCGGGGGCGACCTGGGGTGGATCGCGGCCAACGTGGGCGACGTGCGCATCATCTCGCGCTCGCCCGACGGGGTGGTGCGGCTGGAGACGCGCGACCACACCCCGGCGTACGCGCGCTGGGAGGCGGGCGAGATCGCCTTCGACGAGATCCCCGACTCGCCGGGCGCCAACCGGCTGCAGCGCGCGGTGGGCCACGGCGGCGAGGCGGACACCACCTGGATCCCCGTGAAGGCCGGGTGGAGCTACGTGCTGCACTCCGACGGGGTGACCAAGGCGGTCCGCATCGACGAGATCGGCGAGTTCCTGGCGCTGGGGAGCGCGGCGGCGGCCTGCGACGCCATCGTGCGCAAGGTGGAGGAGCGCGGCCCCGACGACAACTACACGGTGGTGGCCGTGCGCGTCCTTCCCGACGACGGGACGATGACGCAGGAGTCGCCCACGCTCGCCTCGCCCGGCGCGTACGCTCCTCCGTCGACGTCGAGCGACGCGACGCTGGACCGGCCCCGCGGACCCTTCAACCCGCCCGACGACGTGATGCATCCTCGCCGCTCCCGCCTGGGGGGCCTCGCGACCGCGCTGGCCCTGCTGGCGCTCCTGCTGGCGGCCTTCGCGCTGTGGACCGCCCTGCAGGCGCGCGGCCGGGCCGCGGAAGTTGCCACGCTCAGGCAGTCGGTGGACTCGCTGCGCGCGCGGATGCCGCCCGACACCGCGGGCCGCCTGCCGGCCAGCGCCGACAGCGCGGGCGCCATCGTTCCCATGCCGCCGCCGGCGCCGGTCCCGCCCGCCGCCGTGCCGCCGCCCGCGCCGGCCGCGCCGAAGGGGCGGCAGCCGTGA